One Setaria italica strain Yugu1 chromosome II, Setaria_italica_v2.0, whole genome shotgun sequence DNA segment encodes these proteins:
- the LOC101755334 gene encoding ATG8-interacting protein 1: MADDNMVTGVSPVADEWDMPPLTSSVYASPLFRKGLDPINLPGYGDVKNSQEGTHTGLVMSDGFVFPPSEHENLPIDPEHEILPIEPEHDESNTNSDGKEGSCAGSNDDEWCHVSPEEVDGMSNENLSINSDLPTDNESPLPDSNPTDHMNCKADLPCEGWWKRKSTYLFHHIKGVTTVCSVVAAGAVVGFVVMSQRWQQDHLHLHQFQFSVNGESMSRVIGAFSRLKDGLPGSEQLRSLLPTRVLPQQPLSA, translated from the exons ATGGCAGATGACAATATGGTCACTGGAGTGTCACCTGTGGCTGATGAATGGGATATGCCACCTCTGACTTCATCAGTATATGCCAGCCCATTATTCCGAAAAGGATTGGATCCTATTAATTTGCCTGGATATGGGGATGTGAAGAATAGTCAGGAAGGCACACATACTGGATTAGTCATGTCAGATGGCTTTGTGTTCCCTCCAAGCGAGCATGAGAATTTGCCAATAGATCCTGAGCATGAGATTTTGCCAATAGAACCTGAGCATGATGAATCAAATACAAACAGTGATGGTAAGGAAGGTAGTTGTGCTGGGAGTAACGATGATGAGTGGTGCCATGTATCACCTGAAGAAGTTGATGGCATGAGTAATGAGAATCTATCTATCAACAGCGACTTGCCTACCGACAATGAATCTCCTTTACCAGATTCCAACCCCACAGATCACATGAACTGCAAGGCTGATCTTCCTTGTGAAGGATGGTGGAAAAGGAAATCCACTTATCTGTTTCACCATATAAAGGGAGTGACTACAGTCTGCTCAGTTGTGGCAGCTGGTGCCGTTGTGGGTTTTGTCGTAATGAGTCAGAGGTGGCAGCAGGACCATTTGCACCTTCATCAATTTCAGTTCAGTGTCAACGGTGAG AGCATGAGTCGAGTCATTGGAGCATTCAGCCGTTTGAAGGATGGGCTTCCAGGTAGTGAACAGCTTAGGTCTCTGCTGCCAACTCGCGTACTCCCGCAGCAGCCGCTTAGCGCTTGA
- the LOC101756009 gene encoding putative cyclin-dependent kinase F-2 — protein MSAATRKRPAPDGTAAGGESKRARITLGSIYDYEKLEVLGEGSFGVVVKARHRATGEAVAVKRARASDLRAVLREAGCLAACRGHPSVVGIRDVVEDAATGDVFLVMEFVGASLRRLLRRAAAARFPEARARAAMRQLLRGAERMHGAGIIHRDIKPDNILVGAGGAVKICDLGLATPARPEGAAYPERRVGTLPYRSPEQLAGHRDYGPGVDIWALGCVMAELLTGRFMFDEETDDAMLARVTELGRALGEKGLKAFDDWPAFQGLPELSPGAQEVLAGLLAVEPRDRLTAAAALQHPWFAEEGEEERPAATCGSACRAARSCSASVVTVVV, from the coding sequence ATGTCGGCGGCGACGCGCAAGCGCCCGGCGCCCGacggcacggcggccggcggcgagagcAAGCGGGCGCGGATCACGCTCGGGAGCATCTACGACTACGAGAAGCTGGAGGTGCTCGGGGAGGGCAGCTTCGGCGTGGTGGTCAAGGCGCGCCACCGCGCCACGGGCGAGGCGGTGGCCGTCAAACGCGCCAGGGCCTCCGACCTCCGCGCCGTCCTCCGCGAGGCCGGCTGCCTGGCCGCCTGCCGCGGCCACCCCTCGGTCGTCGGCATCCGGGACGTCGTCGAGGACGCCGCCACCGGGGACGTGTTCCTCGTCATGGAGTTCGTCGGCGCCAGCCTGCGGCGCCTGctgcggagggcggcggcggcgcggttccCGGAGGCCCGGGCCCGCGCGGCCATGCGGCAGCTCCTCCGCGGCGCGGAGCGGATGCACGGCGCCGGGATCATCCACCGAGACATCAAGCCGGACAACATCCtcgtgggcgccggcggcgcggtcaAGATTTGCGACCTCGGGCTCGCCACGCCGGCGAGGCCCGAGGGAGCGGCGTACCCGGAGCGCCGCGTGGGCACGCTGCCCTACCGCTCGCCGGAGCAGCTCGCGGGACACCGGGACTACGGCCCGGGCGTCGACATCTGGGCGCTCGGGTGCGTCATGGCCGAGCTCCTCACCGGCCGGTTCATGTTCGACGAGGAGACGGACGACGCCATGCTCGCCAGGGTGACGGAGCTGGGGCGCGCGCTCGGCGAGAAGGGGCTGAAGGCGTTCGACGACTGGCCGGCGTTCCAGGGCCTGCCGGAGCTGTCGCCGGGCGCGCAGGAGGTCCTTGCCGGCCTGCTCGCCGTCGAGCCCCGGGACAGGctcaccgccgcggccgcgctccaGCATCCGTGGTTCgccgaggagggggaggaggagcgtcCTGCCGCCACCTGCGGGAGCGCGTGCAGAGCAGCTCGGAGTTGCAGTGCTAGTGTCGTGACCGTCGTGGTCTGA
- the LOC101754934 gene encoding uncharacterized protein LOC101754934 isoform X2 gives MEEWIVEQMYTLRPVVETGYENLLLVEIQIPSVQKSSVADGLSIQEILENWLKLKPILMDEWQEDRESLVDLFGRVRDDWIENDLSGWIGANRFYPGTADALKLSSSDTYIVTTKQSRFAEALLKELAGIDFPSERIYGLSTGPKVKVLQQLQQMPQHQGLTLHFIEDRLATLKNVIKEPALDKWNLYLVTWGYNTQKEREEAQGISRIQLFDLPDFSKKLK, from the exons ATGGAGGAGTGGATAGTGGAGCAGATGTACACC CTCCGTCCAGTGGTGGAAACAGGATATGAGAACCTGTTGCTTGTTGAGATCCAGATACCCTCTGTTCAGAAATCATCA GTTGCAGATGGGCTTAGCATCCAAGAAATATTGGAGAACTGGTTAAAACTGAAGCCCATTCTCATGGATGAGTGGCAAGAAGATAGGGAGTCTTTGGTAGATCTCTTTGGTCGTGTAAGAGATGACTGGATTGAAAATGATTTGTCTGGCTGGATAGGTGCTAACAG GTTTTATCCTGGGACAGCTGATGCATTAAAGCTTTCAAGCTCTGACACTTACATAGTCACAACAAAACAG AGTAGATTTGCTGAAGCCCTACTGAAAGAATTGGCTGGAATAGATTTTCCCTCTGAAAGGATATATGGCCTGAGCACAGG TCCGAAGGTAAAAGTtctccagcagctgcagcagatgCCACAGCACCAAGGTCTAACACTTCA TTTCATCGAGGACCGTCTTGCGACTTTGAAGAATGTGATCAAAGAACCAGCGCTGGATAAATGGAACCTCTACCTGG TGACATGGGGATACAACACACAGAAGGAGAGGGAAGAAGCACAAGGTATCTCAAGGATCCAGCTCTTTGATCTCCCGGACTTCAGTAAGAAGCTGAAATAG
- the LOC101753062 gene encoding thaumatin-like protein 1: MTISGAMAATFVFRNNCKETIYPGVQTNPGRPAFPTTGFQLHPGAEAQYHGVASTWAGRIWPRRHCSPGAPGGLSCASGDCGGRLEWAGAGGQPPCTLAEFTLGGSGGNDFYDVSNVDGFNAPLLIAPVGGAGCTTVTCGADINAACPPELAVKAGDGGTVGCRSACLAFNTDEHCCRGDYGTPDRCGPGRYSKFFKAQCPQAYSYAYDDGSSTFTCATGGNYNIVFCP; encoded by the coding sequence ATGACCATTTCCGGCGCAATGGCAGCAACGTTCGTGTTCAGAAACAACTGCAAGGAGACGATCTACCCCGGCGTGCAGACGAACCCAGGCAGGCCGGCATTCCCGACCACCGGCTTCCAGCTTCATCCCGGCGCAGAAGCCCAATACCACGGCGTCGCGTCCACCTGGGCCGGCCGCATCTGGCCTCGCCGCCACTGCTCCCCCGGCGCCCCGGGCGGCTTGTCCTGCGCGTCCGGCGACTGCGGAGGGAGGCTCGAgtgggccggcgccggcggccagccGCCGTGCACGCTGGCGGAGTTCACGCTCGGCGGGTCGGGCGGCAATGACTTCTACGACGTCAGCAACGTCGATGGCTTCAACGCCCCTCTCCTGATCGCGccggtcggcggcgccggctgcaCGACGGTGACGTGCGGCGCCGACATCAACGCGGCGTGCCCGCCGGAGCTGGCGGTGAAGGCGGGGGACGGCGGCACGGTGGGGTGCAGGAGCGCGTGCCTGGCGTTCAACACCGACGAGCACTGCTGCCGCGGGGATTATGGGACCCCCGACAGGTGCGGGCCGGGCAGGTACTCGAAATTCTTCAAGGCGCAGTGCCCGCAGGCCTACAGCTACGCTTACGACGACGGAAGCAGCACCTTCACCTGCGCCACCGGCGGCAACTACAACATCGTCTTCTGCCCTTGA
- the LOC101754934 gene encoding probable alpha-1,6-mannosyltransferase MNN10 isoform X1, with protein MAERSRPRRAAEHRHRLRLRRLLFLLPLVLLLALLAQLPALLLRRANSFGRRCLPGATDRRLPLLPGPVRDPRLSLAIVTLADEGASGSRGRRSFRGVLAATARNKRAYAAAHGYGLIALPASAVDPSRPPSWSKVLALRAHLRHHHWLFWNDADTLVTNPEIPLERILFSVIGHSDFNESPDLVLTEDFGGVNAGVFFIRRSNWSEKFLDTWWNQTSFIQFGSTKSGDNAALKHLIGHLSSEEMQAQVRIAKMQCLFNSYPWILSWKSTFRLIFHLATTWKGVYSDGDFMIHFAGLDDKQGWTNKIVGEIETLR; from the exons ATGGCCGAGCGGtcacggccgcgccgcgccgccgagcatCGGCACCGCCTTCGGCTCCGTCggctgctcttcctcctcccgctcgtTCTCCTCCTTGCCCTCCTCGCGCAGCTccccgcgctcctcctccgccgcgccaaCTCATTCGGCCGCCGGTGCCTGCCCGGCGCCAccgaccgccgcctccccctcctccccggcccCGTCCGGGACCCCCGCCTCAGCCTCGCCATCGTCACCCTCGCCGACGAGGGCGCGAGCGGGTCGCGCGGGCGGCGGTCCTTCCGCGGCGTGCTGGCGGCCACCGCGCGGAACAAGCGCGCCtacgcggcggcgcacgggtaTGGCCTTATCGCGCTCCCCGCGTCCGCCGTCGACCCTAGCCGCCCGCCCAGCTGGAGCAAGGTCCTCGCGCTCCGCGCgcacctccgccaccaccactggCTCTTCTGGAACGACGCG GACACGCTGGTTACTAACCCGGAAATCCCGCTG GAGAGGATTTTGTTCTCAGTGATTGGACATAGTGATTTTAATGAGTCACCTGATCTTGTTCTGACAGAGGATTTCGGTGGTGTGAATGCTG GAGTTTTCTTCATAAGGAGGTCAAATTGGAGTGAGAAGTTTTTGGATACATGGTGGAACCAGACTTCATTTATACAGTTTGGTTCCACAAAAAGTGGAGATAATGCAGCACTCAAGCATCTAATAGGTCACTTATCATCTGAAGAAATGCAAGCGCAAGTTCGGATTGCAAAAATGCAGTGCCTCTTCAATTCGTACCCATGGATCCTCTCATGGAAGTCGACCTTCCGTCTGATCTTCCACCTGGCCACTACATGGAAAG GGGTTTATTCAGATGGAGACTTTATGATTCATTTCGCTGGTTTAGATGACAAGCAAGGTTGGACAAATAAGATTGTTGGAGAGATAGAAACTCTAAGATGA